The Neobacillus sp. OS1-2 genome includes a window with the following:
- a CDS encoding transposase, giving the protein MYSSYKIQIHPHHELFDYCDSLCFKAKNLYNITNYYIRQVYTALRKEIINENQLQVLSDIKTYLPQINEIRLKSYEKAKAKPKKVDKNGKLIVPKLKLFEMPTQEKSFIGYTFVEALFKVMKQIDYTSMPSQSNQQTMRKVYDDWKSYFEASKKYKLNPARFSGKPRIPKYKSKNSCTTCYLTNQITEIKNGNILKLPGTDLQLNLGKVAHSEGKLQQVRIVPSYGRYVIEIVFKSEQEKEIKRTDQQKNEFVFEPRRVMGIDLGVDNLATIVDNTGLKPLLIKGTGLKSTNQYYNKLRAKYMCIIRNGKVPKEGIFTTNRLISLDRKRNNRVMDFLHKASAKVVEIALKRTIDTIIIGRNVGWKSKVEMKKPDKQTFIQIPYATFIEMIRYKAERQGIQVIDREESYTSKSSFLDNDPIPTFGENHHPDFSGYRCSRAFYKIKGSNVLIHADVNGAFNIVRKQVNDAFVGLERKHFLQAPKKIIIMRKKAKLKALA; this is encoded by the coding sequence ATGTACAGTTCCTATAAAATTCAAATTCATCCTCATCATGAGTTGTTCGATTACTGTGATTCCTTATGTTTTAAGGCGAAAAATTTGTACAACATCACCAATTACTATATTCGTCAGGTTTATACAGCATTAAGAAAAGAAATAATAAATGAAAATCAGCTCCAAGTGTTAAGTGATATTAAAACCTATTTACCTCAAATAAATGAAATTCGTCTGAAAAGCTATGAAAAAGCGAAAGCAAAACCTAAGAAGGTTGACAAAAATGGAAAACTAATTGTACCAAAGTTGAAACTCTTCGAAATGCCAACCCAAGAGAAATCATTCATTGGATATACCTTTGTGGAAGCACTATTTAAGGTCATGAAACAGATTGACTACACCTCAATGCCCTCTCAGTCCAATCAACAAACGATGAGGAAAGTTTATGATGATTGGAAAAGCTATTTTGAAGCCTCTAAGAAATATAAACTCAATCCTGCTAGATTTTCCGGTAAGCCGAGGATTCCAAAATATAAATCTAAAAATAGCTGTACAACGTGCTATTTGACAAATCAAATTACTGAAATAAAAAATGGGAATATACTAAAATTACCAGGAACCGATCTTCAACTAAATCTGGGGAAAGTCGCTCATTCTGAAGGAAAATTACAACAGGTTCGTATTGTACCTTCCTATGGCCGCTATGTAATAGAGATTGTTTTTAAAAGTGAACAAGAAAAGGAAATCAAAAGAACGGATCAACAAAAAAATGAATTTGTATTTGAGCCGAGACGGGTAATGGGTATTGATTTGGGTGTCGATAACCTGGCAACTATTGTCGATAACACGGGGCTGAAACCTCTGCTTATCAAGGGCACAGGGCTAAAATCAACCAATCAATACTATAACAAATTAAGAGCTAAATACATGTGTATTATAAGAAATGGGAAGGTTCCAAAAGAAGGGATATTTACCACTAACCGGTTGATTTCCTTGGATCGAAAAAGGAATAACCGCGTCATGGATTTTTTGCATAAAGCAAGCGCAAAAGTGGTGGAGATTGCCTTAAAAAGAACGATCGATACCATCATCATAGGAAGAAATGTTGGTTGGAAGTCGAAAGTAGAAATGAAAAAGCCTGATAAGCAAACGTTCATTCAAATTCCGTATGCAACTTTCATTGAAATGATTCGATACAAGGCTGAACGTCAAGGAATTCAAGTCATCGATCGTGAGGAGAGCTATACCAGCAAGTCTAGCTTTTTGGATAATGATCCAATCCCAACTTTCGGGGAGAATCACCATCCTGATTTTAGTGGATATCGGTGTAGCAGGGCTTTTTACAAGATAAAGGGGTCAAATGTTCTCATTCATGCGGATGTAAATGGTGCCTTTAATATTGTTCGAAAACAAGTTAATGATGCCTTTGTAGGACTTGAAAGAAAACATTTCCTTCAAGCCCCTAAAAAAATCATCATAATGAGAAAAAAAGCAAAGCTGAAGGCCTTGGCCTGA